A section of the Gloeobacter violaceus PCC 7421 genome encodes:
- a CDS encoding DUF262 domain-containing protein produces the protein MAKTNLLNTRTINFLELLGNGRFYRVPPYQRDYSWSEEQWEDLWNDIQELRDKRDDSHYMGALVVEGKTDREFLIIDGQQRLATLSILALVVIAKLREMADREVDPEGNRERASGLRNRFVGEKDPASLIESSKLFLNETDNAFYQDYLVQLKKPLNPRGLCNSNKLLWDCFQYFSSQINKVPEFDSKGNVLAELLSETIARQLMFILITVDNELNAYTVFETLNARGLELSSTDLLKNYLFSRIKVSGDLEALQRRWRSLIATVQQERFPEFLRYHLQCDKPKVRSQRLFKLVRGEVKTAEGVFALMDNLEKRAELFSAILDVQHGYWIERPECKPFIRELNLFQARQMMPLLFAAWERFDAQDFARILRIVSVISFRYSIVSHLNPNALEIAYHQAAKAVLTNSAASPREVFQVLKSIYVPDDKLEQDFYRLAFKTNSQRKKLAKYILAQLECDASGRACDPETDPASVEHILPENPTSEWEEAFPPESWERAVERLGNLTLLEPAVNRSLGNAPYTAKVTAYGRSIYEITRQIEDIAPEQWTPDLLDLRQQQLAKRAVHLWQVDFS, from the coding sequence ATTGGGTAATGGCAGGTTCTACCGGGTGCCACCCTATCAGCGTGATTACTCCTGGTCTGAAGAGCAGTGGGAAGACCTTTGGAACGATATTCAGGAATTGCGCGACAAACGTGACGACAGCCACTACATGGGGGCTTTAGTCGTAGAAGGTAAAACTGACCGAGAATTTTTGATTATTGATGGTCAGCAAAGATTGGCCACCTTGAGCATCTTGGCTCTTGTAGTCATTGCCAAGCTAAGGGAGATGGCCGATCGCGAAGTTGATCCTGAGGGGAATCGAGAGCGGGCGTCGGGACTGCGCAATCGGTTTGTAGGCGAAAAAGACCCGGCTTCTCTAATTGAAAGTAGCAAACTCTTTCTTAACGAGACCGATAACGCATTTTATCAGGACTATCTCGTTCAACTAAAAAAGCCCCTCAATCCCAGAGGACTCTGTAACTCCAATAAATTGCTCTGGGATTGCTTCCAGTATTTCAGTAGTCAAATAAACAAAGTACCTGAATTCGACAGTAAAGGCAACGTCCTGGCTGAACTTTTGTCTGAGACGATTGCACGTCAACTCATGTTTATCCTAATTACTGTAGATAACGAACTAAATGCCTACACCGTTTTTGAGACGCTAAATGCGCGTGGGCTTGAGCTTTCTTCGACAGACCTGCTGAAAAATTACCTCTTCTCCCGCATTAAGGTATCGGGAGATTTGGAGGCACTGCAACGACGCTGGCGCAGCCTAATTGCTACTGTTCAGCAAGAGCGTTTCCCAGAATTTTTGCGCTATCACTTGCAGTGCGACAAACCGAAGGTTCGAAGTCAACGCCTTTTTAAGTTGGTTCGGGGTGAGGTGAAGACTGCTGAGGGCGTATTTGCTTTGATGGATAACTTGGAGAAACGCGCTGAACTCTTTTCAGCCATTTTGGATGTGCAGCATGGTTATTGGATTGAACGTCCTGAATGTAAGCCATTTATTCGCGAGCTAAACCTTTTCCAGGCCCGTCAAATGATGCCTCTGCTCTTTGCTGCTTGGGAACGCTTTGACGCTCAAGATTTTGCCCGTATCCTCAGAATAGTGAGCGTCATTTCTTTTCGCTACTCGATCGTGAGTCATTTGAATCCTAACGCGCTAGAAATAGCCTACCACCAGGCTGCCAAGGCTGTCCTCACTAATTCTGCTGCGTCACCAAGAGAAGTTTTTCAGGTTCTAAAATCTATCTATGTGCCGGATGACAAGCTAGAGCAAGACTTCTACCGACTTGCTTTCAAGACTAATAGCCAACGCAAAAAATTGGCAAAATATATCCTGGCCCAGCTGGAGTGCGACGCCTCAGGACGCGCCTGCGATCCTGAGACAGATCCGGCTTCGGTGGAACACATTCTTCCTGAAAATCCAACCTCTGAATGGGAAGAAGCGTTTCCGCCAGAGTCTTGGGAGCGAGCGGTCGAGAGGCTTGGCAACCTTACCCTCCTGGAGCCTGCGGTCAATCGCAGCCTTGGCAATGCCCCTTACACCGCAAAAGTGACCGCTTATGGCCGGAGCATCTACGAAATCACCAGGCAAATCGAAGATATTGCACCGGAACAGTGGACGCCAGACTTGCTCGATTTGCGCCAGCAACAGTTAGCCAAACGCGCGGTACATCTTTGGCAGGTAGATTTTTCCTAA
- a CDS encoding O-antigen ligase family protein, producing MRTAKPSPGRTLAWPAPARLSWMAFLAGIASLPVASPVTLACWLVALAALVRSGVGHRLGPAGRYLAATALVLVAVVPFSVRPGDSLLGLFNYWPFFLFFGLAARLVDSPGRLRRVLQVVLVGALVTGGVGLVEWASGSNWQWEPVKGLVLLVIGSRQEAGILDRVTAFFAWPTSAAAYFLLVLPVALSTALGGEARLRPLAWAAFGAVGIALVGTASRNAWIIALLASVALLVVARRLVPVLSLAAAAAAVAVAGLGPTEWSVVELLRRVVPAALWQKVAESVTSGTASFESLINRFDAWQIAFEMTRRRPWTGWGLQTFPFVESEIFGRDAANLLHAHNLYLTYSAETGLPAALLLVGFYLWTLCVGVQRAVMLKGVARWQLAGLVAALASYLLFGLSDVPFYDARINGLFWLWSGLIWSFPAGGAAQRTIEAKPS from the coding sequence TTGAGAACCGCCAAGCCATCGCCGGGGCGCACCCTCGCCTGGCCGGCCCCCGCCCGGCTGAGCTGGATGGCCTTTCTAGCAGGAATTGCCTCGCTGCCTGTCGCTTCTCCGGTGACGCTCGCCTGCTGGCTGGTGGCCCTGGCGGCTCTGGTCAGAAGCGGCGTCGGGCACCGCCTCGGTCCGGCCGGACGCTATCTGGCGGCGACGGCTTTGGTGTTGGTGGCAGTGGTTCCTTTTAGTGTGCGGCCGGGCGACAGCCTGCTGGGGCTATTCAACTATTGGCCGTTTTTTTTGTTTTTTGGCCTCGCCGCCCGGCTGGTCGACAGTCCCGGCAGGCTGCGCCGGGTGCTGCAGGTCGTGCTGGTGGGGGCGCTGGTCACCGGCGGGGTAGGACTTGTCGAGTGGGCCTCCGGGAGCAACTGGCAGTGGGAACCGGTCAAGGGCCTGGTGCTGCTGGTGATTGGCTCCCGGCAGGAGGCAGGCATCCTCGATCGGGTGACGGCCTTTTTTGCCTGGCCCACTTCGGCGGCGGCCTACTTTTTGCTGGTACTGCCGGTGGCCCTGTCCACGGCTCTTGGGGGTGAAGCGCGCCTGCGGCCCCTGGCCTGGGCAGCCTTTGGAGCGGTGGGCATCGCTCTGGTGGGCACCGCCTCGCGCAACGCCTGGATTATTGCCCTGTTGGCCAGCGTCGCTTTGCTGGTGGTGGCCCGCCGCCTGGTACCGGTGCTCTCCCTGGCGGCGGCGGCGGCGGCGGTGGCGGTGGCCGGGTTGGGTCCGACCGAATGGAGCGTCGTCGAACTGTTGCGGCGGGTGGTACCCGCGGCGCTCTGGCAGAAGGTGGCCGAGAGTGTCACCAGCGGCACCGCCTCGTTCGAATCGCTCATCAACCGCTTCGACGCCTGGCAAATTGCCTTCGAGATGACCCGCCGGCGCCCCTGGACCGGTTGGGGGCTGCAGACGTTTCCGTTTGTCGAAAGCGAAATCTTCGGGCGCGATGCGGCCAATTTGCTCCATGCCCACAATCTCTATCTCACCTACAGCGCCGAAACCGGTCTGCCCGCCGCCCTGCTGCTGGTCGGATTCTACCTGTGGACGCTGTGCGTGGGAGTGCAGCGGGCAGTAATGTTAAAGGGTGTTGCGCGCTGGCAGCTGGCTGGACTCGTCGCTGCCCTGGCCTCCTACTTGCTGTTCGGGCTTTCCGATGTACCCTTCTACGACGCCCGCATCAACGGCCTGTTTTGGTTGTGGTCGGGACTCATCTGGAGCTTTCCGGCGGGCGGCGCTGCACAGCGGACAATAGAAGCAAAGCCGAGCTGA
- the rplU gene encoding 50S ribosomal protein L21, which produces MVYAIVETGGKQVLVQPGRFYDVELLALDVEAALTFDKVLLVRHEGGAVVGRPTVEGAAVQGRILQHGKAAKVTVYKMRPKKGYRRKKGHRQRFTRVMIESIDFEGRSFTAEAKAEAVSST; this is translated from the coding sequence ATGGTCTACGCGATCGTGGAGACGGGCGGCAAACAGGTGCTGGTCCAACCGGGCCGCTTCTATGATGTCGAGTTGTTGGCCCTCGATGTCGAGGCCGCGCTCACCTTTGACAAGGTGTTGCTGGTGCGCCACGAGGGCGGGGCCGTCGTCGGTCGGCCGACCGTCGAGGGGGCGGCTGTGCAGGGCCGTATACTCCAGCACGGCAAGGCGGCCAAGGTAACCGTCTACAAGATGCGCCCCAAAAAGGGCTATCGCCGCAAAAAGGGCCATCGCCAGCGTTTTACGCGCGTGATGATCGAATCGATCGATTTTGAAGGCCGGAGCTTCACGGCCGAAGCGAAAGCCGAAGCAGTATCCAGCACCTGA
- a CDS encoding Uma2 family endonuclease: MTTPAPPLVEGISTLHGVDWEQFKTIEAALAHLGKGVKLSYFNGVLEIMSPIGPRHEDVKSTLGLLLEAYMREKGIRFYVCGGFTLESPKTASGTPDESYAIGTRKKIPDIVIEVIITSGRLHKTEIYRPKQVPEVWFWKKGQITLFHLEEQGYVQRERSVFFPDLELLMLQRYLDLADQYDAVSEFVEAIRRGDQ; this comes from the coding sequence ATGACCACACCGGCACCGCCGCTTGTCGAGGGGATCAGCACCCTGCATGGCGTCGACTGGGAACAATTCAAAACGATCGAAGCCGCCCTGGCCCATCTGGGCAAAGGGGTCAAACTGTCGTACTTCAATGGGGTGCTTGAAATCATGTCCCCGATCGGTCCCCGGCACGAAGACGTCAAAAGCACCCTGGGCCTGTTGTTGGAAGCCTATATGCGAGAAAAAGGCATCCGGTTCTACGTTTGTGGCGGCTTCACCCTCGAATCTCCCAAGACAGCTTCAGGTACCCCGGACGAATCCTACGCCATCGGCACCCGGAAGAAAATTCCAGACATTGTCATTGAAGTCATCATCACCAGCGGCAGACTGCATAAAACCGAAATTTACAGACCCAAGCAAGTGCCGGAAGTCTGGTTCTGGAAAAAAGGTCAAATTACGCTATTTCACCTGGAAGAACAGGGCTACGTCCAGCGCGAGCGCAGCGTGTTTTTTCCGGATCTGGAGTTGTTGATGCTCCAGCGCTATCTGGATCTTGCCGATCAATACGACGCTGTGAGCGAGTTTGTAGAAGCCATCCGCCGGGGGGACCAGTAG
- a CDS encoding methyltransferase domain-containing protein has protein sequence MPSEESSGVDQPAFWEYRYRGGQDRWDLGQPAPTFVHLLSGSEAPPLGTVAVPGCGRGHDALLFAARGYKVCGFDFAADAIADATRLALRAGAAATFLQQDLFNLPRPFAGLFDLVVEHTCFCAIDPVRREEYVEIVHWLLKPGGELVAIFFAHPRPGGPPYRTDAGEIERLFSPRFKITALLPAPMSVPSRRGEELFGRFVRA, from the coding sequence ATGCCGTCCGAGGAATCTTCCGGAGTCGATCAGCCTGCCTTCTGGGAATATCGCTACCGCGGCGGCCAGGATCGTTGGGATCTGGGTCAACCGGCACCTACGTTTGTGCATTTGCTTTCCGGCTCCGAAGCGCCGCCCTTGGGGACGGTGGCGGTACCGGGCTGCGGGCGCGGCCACGACGCGCTGTTGTTTGCTGCCCGCGGCTACAAGGTGTGCGGTTTCGATTTTGCCGCCGACGCCATCGCCGATGCCACCCGGCTGGCTTTGCGCGCCGGGGCGGCGGCCACTTTTTTGCAGCAGGATCTTTTCAACCTGCCCCGGCCGTTCGCGGGGTTGTTCGACCTGGTGGTCGAACACACCTGCTTTTGCGCCATCGACCCGGTCCGGCGCGAAGAGTACGTCGAGATCGTCCACTGGCTGCTCAAACCCGGTGGGGAACTGGTGGCCATTTTCTTTGCCCACCCCCGCCCCGGCGGCCCGCCCTACCGCACCGACGCAGGCGAGATCGAGCGGTTATTCTCGCCGCGCTTCAAGATCACTGCGCTTTTACCGGCGCCGATGTCGGTACCGAGTCGCCGGGGGGAGGAGCTTTTTGGGCGTTTCGTGCGGGCTTAG
- a CDS encoding FIST signal transduction protein — translation MAGFASDTMHWAGALSRRPTVAEALTEATRAIRSQMAGRRVDLLFVFASPDFAQGAGQWLGGLQRELACRVQIGCSGGGIIGAGSEVEGPSALSLLAAHLPGVELRPFWLKAEELPDLDSSPKTWENLMEISAGAAPHFVLMVDGSSFPVDVLIGGLDFAFPKAIKVGGLASGGNRPGQNRLFFGDQAVGSGAVGVVLAGDIAVEAAVAQGCRPVGETFQITRAEGNLLWELDGQPALQVLQTVLQQLDENDQRLARNALFVGVRMSEFHSGSEQGDFLVRNLMGVDSRTGGLAVGEWLRTGQTVRFHLRDAATSRDDLQLVLQRHRLEHSGAPPAGALLFSCLGRGESLYGEPDVDSTLFAQVLGEGVPLAGFFCNGEIGPVGSTTFLHGYTSSFGLFRPRTSGRL, via the coding sequence ATGGCCGGTTTTGCCTCAGACACGATGCACTGGGCCGGTGCCCTTTCGCGCCGCCCCACCGTGGCAGAGGCCCTCACAGAAGCCACCCGGGCGATCCGCTCCCAGATGGCCGGTCGGCGGGTGGATCTGCTGTTTGTGTTCGCCTCCCCGGATTTTGCCCAGGGTGCCGGGCAGTGGCTGGGGGGACTGCAGCGCGAACTGGCCTGCCGGGTGCAGATAGGCTGCTCCGGCGGCGGCATCATCGGTGCGGGCAGTGAGGTCGAAGGGCCTTCGGCGCTGTCGCTGCTGGCGGCGCACCTGCCGGGGGTCGAGTTGCGACCCTTCTGGCTCAAAGCCGAGGAGCTTCCCGATCTCGATAGCTCTCCCAAGACCTGGGAGAATCTGATGGAAATCTCTGCCGGGGCGGCTCCCCATTTTGTGCTGATGGTCGACGGCAGCAGTTTTCCGGTCGACGTGCTCATCGGTGGCCTCGATTTTGCTTTTCCGAAGGCCATCAAGGTGGGGGGCCTGGCGAGCGGCGGCAACCGCCCCGGCCAGAACCGCCTGTTTTTTGGCGATCAGGCGGTGGGCAGCGGCGCGGTGGGGGTGGTCCTCGCAGGCGACATCGCCGTCGAAGCGGCGGTGGCCCAGGGTTGTCGCCCGGTGGGGGAGACCTTTCAGATCACCCGCGCCGAGGGCAACCTGCTATGGGAACTGGACGGCCAACCGGCGTTGCAGGTGTTGCAAACCGTCCTGCAGCAACTCGACGAGAACGATCAGCGTCTGGCGCGCAATGCGTTGTTTGTCGGCGTGCGGATGAGCGAGTTTCACTCGGGTTCCGAGCAGGGCGATTTTCTGGTGCGCAATTTGATGGGTGTCGATTCGCGCACGGGCGGGTTGGCGGTGGGCGAATGGCTGCGCACCGGCCAGACCGTCCGCTTTCACCTGCGCGACGCGGCCACCTCCCGAGACGATCTGCAGCTGGTACTGCAGCGCCACCGTCTTGAGCACAGCGGCGCGCCGCCCGCCGGGGCCTTGCTCTTTTCGTGCCTCGGGCGGGGTGAATCTCTCTATGGCGAACCGGACGTCGACAGTACCCTGTTCGCCCAGGTCCTGGGTGAGGGGGTGCCGCTTGCCGGATTTTTCTGTAATGGCGAGATCGGACCGGTGGGAAGCACCACCTTTCTGCACGGCTACACCTCCTCCTTCGGCCTCTTCCGGCCCCGCACCTCCGGGCGGCTTTGA
- the rpmA gene encoding 50S ribosomal protein L27 → MAHKKGTGSTRNGRDSNAQRLGVKRYGGERVKAGNILIRQRGTKIHPGANVGRGSDDTLFALIEGIVTFERLGRDRKKVSVYPLAQTAMQPVAAE, encoded by the coding sequence ATGGCACACAAAAAAGGCACAGGCTCCACCCGCAACGGCCGCGACTCCAACGCCCAACGCCTGGGTGTCAAGCGCTACGGCGGCGAGCGGGTCAAAGCCGGCAATATCCTGATCCGTCAGCGCGGCACCAAGATTCACCCGGGCGCCAACGTCGGACGCGGCTCCGACGACACGCTCTTCGCACTTATCGAGGGCATCGTCACCTTCGAGCGCCTCGGCCGCGACCGCAAGAAAGTGAGCGTTTACCCGCTTGCTCAGACGGCCATGCAGCCCGTAGCCGCCGAGTAG
- a CDS encoding DHH family phosphoesterase, whose protein sequence is MDPGAGIVEQTPPPAKSNGQMRKSDKLRQVLSKHPDEKHLVVLQDFPDPDALSAAWSYGLICRQFDIECVNVYAGTLSHQENIALVRLTGLPAQRWNLQTEQRDLSGFNGAVFLDNQGTTSQITRLVKQAKLPVIAVVDHHAPQEDLAPQFSDIRTTCGATATMFVQYFQEGLLSLDATDPNHVKVATALMHGLRSETHQLMQAKEEDFLAAAYLARFYDPKLLEAILQTARSRRVMDVIERALKNRIVKNSFSVSGVGYLRYEDRDAIPQAADFLITEENIHTAVVYGIVRTEDEREMVSGSLRTNKLTLDPDEFIKKTFGHDADGRFFGGGRMRAGGFEIPVGFLAGSSENSAFNQLKWEVFDAQIKQKLNRLITDDEEDD, encoded by the coding sequence ATGGACCCCGGGGCAGGTATCGTCGAGCAGACACCCCCACCAGCCAAGAGCAACGGCCAGATGCGCAAGTCCGACAAACTGCGCCAGGTGCTCTCCAAACATCCGGATGAAAAACATCTGGTCGTCTTGCAGGATTTTCCGGACCCCGACGCCCTCAGTGCCGCCTGGTCCTACGGCCTGATCTGCCGCCAGTTCGATATCGAGTGCGTCAACGTCTACGCGGGCACACTAAGCCACCAGGAAAACATTGCCCTGGTGCGCCTGACGGGCCTGCCCGCCCAGCGCTGGAATTTACAGACCGAGCAGCGCGACTTGAGCGGATTCAATGGAGCGGTGTTTCTGGACAACCAGGGTACCACCAGCCAGATCACCCGGCTGGTCAAGCAGGCCAAACTGCCGGTGATTGCCGTCGTCGATCACCACGCTCCCCAGGAAGATCTCGCTCCTCAGTTCTCCGACATCCGCACCACCTGCGGCGCCACCGCCACGATGTTCGTGCAGTACTTCCAGGAAGGGCTTTTGAGCCTGGACGCCACCGACCCCAACCACGTCAAGGTGGCCACCGCCCTGATGCACGGTCTGCGCTCCGAGACCCACCAACTGATGCAGGCCAAAGAAGAAGACTTCCTGGCCGCCGCCTATCTGGCCCGCTTCTACGACCCGAAGTTGCTGGAGGCGATTTTGCAGACCGCCCGCTCCCGCCGGGTAATGGACGTCATCGAGCGCGCCCTCAAAAACCGGATCGTCAAAAACAGCTTCTCGGTCTCCGGGGTGGGCTATTTGCGCTACGAGGACCGCGACGCCATTCCCCAGGCGGCGGACTTTCTGATCACCGAGGAGAACATCCACACCGCTGTCGTCTACGGCATCGTGCGCACCGAGGACGAACGCGAGATGGTCTCAGGCTCGCTGCGCACCAACAAGCTGACTCTTGACCCCGACGAATTTATCAAAAAGACCTTCGGCCACGACGCCGACGGCCGCTTTTTTGGCGGCGGACGCATGCGCGCGGGGGGCTTTGAAATCCCGGTGGGCTTTCTGGCGGGCAGCAGCGAAAATTCGGCTTTCAACCAGCTCAAATGGGAAGTCTTCGACGCCCAAATCAAACAAAAGCTCAACCGGCTGATCACCGACGACGAAGAGGACGACTGA
- a CDS encoding VPS10 domain-containing protein has translation MTGLKPRQSAEQRAKILAVSVLVSLLGALPAAAAYDKLFFAGMKARNVGPGNMSGRVAAVAAVSSQPEIIYIGTATGGVWKSTNGGTTWKPIFDDQDTSSIGAVAVFQPQPEIVWAGSGEGNTRNSAGVGRGVYKSTDGGKSWQKLGLEKTERIHRILLHPTNPDIAYVAAMGATWGENPDRGVFKTTDGGKSWNKILYVDERTGVGDLAIDPSNPDKLIAAMWEHRRWPWAFKSGGPGSGLYVTFDGGGSWKKLEAKDGLPAGELGRIGVAVAPSNPKVVYALVEAGKNVLLRSDDGGTSWKTINTRPDVNPRPFYFADLEVNPKDENLLYRLQVNLDISTDGGKTFKPTAPQGIHSDHHALWIHPNGNTLINGNDGGVAISYDRGKKWQFVDNLPLGQFYHIGVDMEQPYNVYGGLQDNGSWRGPSNALKPSGILNASWEAVGFGDGFATLPDPENAEYGYAMSQGGNLFYFNSRTGVRKVIRPTETETKHRYNWNAALAIDPFDPKTIYYGSQFVHKSPDKGNTWQMISPDLSTDDPEKQKQTESGGLTRDVTAAENHCTILSIAPSAIKKGLLWASTDDGNVQLTTDGGKSWQRVSDSLTKAGLVPAGTWAPHVEASKHDPATAYAVFDDHRRSNWQSYVFVTRDYGKSWKSLVTPTIDGFAHVIEEDPVKADLLYLGTEFGLFVSADAGRSWFKWTQGLPTVPVTDLVVHPREQDLVIGTHGRGIYILDDIRPLRALSEQVAAKALHLFAVADPDQMHFAPFSGPYFFAGDALFRGKARPYGALLTYVLNGPGLEPAKADAEEGEEADKDKEEAATAPKSSQPIPPAGAPATGEDKPVATAPAAETQKKEEAKLDIEILDDTGKVIRTVKAPMKAGLNRIAWDLRREKFAVPQFPLSDPERIKEREKADKERRGTLVPPGKYTARIQYQGSIVSQSFEVKPDPRISYYPAARRQSYQLALEAGAMLESVAKAYRQIWDTRKTIQTATQGDKPANPLLAERGKALDAKLANLADRMAPNEDRQGIYDRTAEVANQIAIVLGALQSSYDGPNQPVLVKFEKVKQQTATILAEYDTLKKSEVVAFEQALRAAGYPAGAGTAGQSAQP, from the coding sequence ATGACTGGCTTGAAGCCCCGGCAAAGCGCCGAACAGCGCGCGAAAATCCTGGCTGTTTCTGTCCTGGTGAGCCTGCTGGGCGCGCTGCCGGCCGCCGCCGCCTACGACAAACTCTTTTTTGCCGGCATGAAGGCGCGCAACGTCGGCCCCGGCAACATGAGCGGCCGGGTGGCCGCCGTCGCGGCGGTGAGCTCCCAGCCGGAGATTATCTACATCGGCACCGCCACCGGCGGCGTCTGGAAAAGCACCAACGGCGGCACCACCTGGAAGCCCATCTTTGACGATCAGGACACCTCTTCGATCGGGGCGGTGGCCGTCTTTCAGCCCCAGCCCGAGATCGTCTGGGCGGGCAGCGGCGAAGGCAACACCCGCAACAGCGCCGGGGTGGGCCGCGGCGTCTATAAATCCACCGACGGCGGCAAGAGCTGGCAGAAGCTGGGCCTCGAAAAAACCGAGCGCATCCACAGAATCTTGCTGCACCCCACCAACCCCGACATCGCCTACGTGGCGGCGATGGGGGCCACCTGGGGCGAGAACCCCGATCGAGGCGTCTTCAAGACCACCGACGGCGGCAAGAGCTGGAACAAAATCCTCTACGTCGATGAACGGACCGGCGTCGGGGATCTGGCCATCGACCCGTCCAACCCCGACAAGCTCATCGCCGCGATGTGGGAGCACCGGCGCTGGCCGTGGGCCTTCAAGTCCGGCGGTCCGGGAAGCGGCCTGTACGTCACCTTCGACGGCGGCGGCAGCTGGAAGAAACTCGAAGCCAAAGACGGTCTGCCGGCCGGGGAGTTGGGCCGCATCGGGGTGGCCGTTGCCCCGAGCAACCCGAAAGTCGTCTACGCCCTGGTCGAAGCGGGCAAGAACGTGCTGCTGCGTTCCGACGACGGGGGAACAAGCTGGAAGACCATTAACACCCGTCCCGACGTCAACCCGCGCCCCTTTTACTTCGCCGACCTCGAAGTCAATCCCAAGGACGAAAATCTGCTCTATCGGCTGCAGGTCAACCTGGATATCAGCACCGACGGCGGCAAAACCTTCAAGCCCACCGCCCCCCAGGGCATCCACTCCGATCACCACGCCCTGTGGATCCACCCGAACGGCAACACCCTGATCAACGGCAACGACGGCGGGGTAGCGATCAGCTACGACCGGGGCAAAAAGTGGCAGTTCGTCGACAATTTGCCCCTCGGGCAGTTCTACCACATCGGTGTGGATATGGAGCAGCCCTACAACGTCTACGGCGGTCTGCAGGACAACGGCTCCTGGCGCGGTCCCAGCAATGCGCTCAAACCTTCCGGCATCCTCAATGCCAGCTGGGAAGCGGTCGGCTTCGGAGACGGCTTCGCCACGCTGCCGGATCCCGAGAACGCCGAGTACGGCTACGCGATGAGCCAGGGCGGCAACCTGTTCTATTTCAATTCCCGCACCGGCGTGCGCAAAGTCATCCGCCCCACCGAGACAGAAACCAAGCACCGCTACAACTGGAACGCGGCCCTCGCCATCGACCCGTTCGACCCCAAGACGATCTACTACGGCAGCCAGTTTGTCCACAAAAGCCCGGACAAGGGCAATACCTGGCAAATGATCAGCCCGGATCTGAGCACCGACGATCCCGAAAAGCAAAAACAGACCGAATCCGGCGGCCTTACCCGCGACGTGACCGCCGCCGAAAACCACTGCACGATCTTGAGCATCGCGCCCAGTGCGATCAAAAAGGGCCTGCTGTGGGCTTCCACCGACGACGGCAACGTGCAGCTCACCACCGACGGCGGCAAAAGCTGGCAGCGCGTCTCAGACAGTCTGACAAAAGCGGGGCTGGTCCCGGCGGGCACCTGGGCACCCCACGTCGAAGCTTCGAAGCACGATCCGGCCACGGCCTACGCGGTCTTCGACGATCACCGCCGCTCCAACTGGCAGAGCTACGTCTTTGTCACTCGCGACTACGGCAAGAGTTGGAAAAGCCTGGTCACCCCCACGATCGACGGCTTCGCCCACGTGATCGAAGAAGACCCGGTGAAGGCGGACCTGCTCTACCTGGGGACCGAATTCGGCTTGTTCGTGAGCGCCGACGCCGGCAGAAGCTGGTTCAAGTGGACCCAGGGACTGCCCACAGTGCCGGTCACCGATCTGGTGGTCCACCCGCGCGAGCAAGATCTGGTGATCGGCACCCACGGCCGGGGCATCTACATCCTCGACGACATCCGGCCGCTGCGCGCTTTGAGTGAGCAAGTCGCCGCCAAAGCTCTACACCTGTTCGCAGTAGCCGATCCCGATCAGATGCACTTTGCCCCCTTCTCGGGGCCGTACTTCTTTGCGGGCGACGCGCTCTTTCGCGGCAAAGCGCGCCCCTACGGAGCGCTATTGACTTACGTGCTGAACGGCCCCGGCCTGGAGCCCGCCAAAGCGGACGCCGAGGAAGGCGAAGAAGCCGACAAAGACAAAGAAGAAGCGGCCACGGCACCCAAAAGCAGCCAGCCGATTCCTCCTGCCGGAGCCCCGGCAACGGGTGAGGACAAACCCGTCGCGACCGCCCCTGCTGCCGAGACCCAGAAAAAAGAAGAAGCGAAACTCGACATCGAGATTCTCGACGACACCGGCAAGGTGATCCGCACGGTCAAAGCACCGATGAAGGCAGGTCTCAACCGGATAGCCTGGGATCTGCGCCGCGAAAAATTCGCCGTGCCCCAGTTTCCCCTCAGCGATCCCGAGCGGATCAAAGAGCGCGAAAAAGCCGACAAAGAGCGGCGCGGGACGCTGGTGCCGCCGGGCAAGTACACCGCCCGCATCCAGTACCAGGGCTCGATCGTCAGCCAGAGTTTCGAAGTGAAACCCGATCCGCGCATTTCTTACTACCCGGCGGCGCGGCGCCAGAGCTATCAACTGGCCCTTGAAGCCGGGGCGATGCTCGAATCGGTGGCGAAGGCCTACCGGCAGATCTGGGACACCCGCAAAACGATCCAGACGGCGACGCAGGGGGATAAACCCGCCAACCCGTTGCTTGCCGAGCGCGGCAAGGCCCTCGACGCCAAACTGGCGAATCTGGCGGACCGCATGGCCCCCAACGAAGATCGCCAGGGTATCTACGACCGCACCGCCGAGGTCGCCAATCAGATCGCTATTGTGCTCGGGGCTTTGCAGAGCAGCTACGACGGACCCAACCAGCCGGTGCTGGTCAAGTTCGAAAAAGTCAAACAGCAGACCGCCACCATCCTTGCCGAGTACGACACCCTCAAAAAAAGCGAAGTGGTCGCCTTCGAGCAAGCCCTGCGCGCCGCCGGTTACCCGGCCGGGGCGGGTACTGCCGGCCAGAGCGCCCAGCCATAG